DNA sequence from the Trypanosoma brucei gambiense DAL972 chromosome 9, complete sequence genome:
TGTTCTTAGTTTCACATGCTACTCCTTTTCTACATATAATGACTACGGTAACCGCGGTGGTGAAAACAACTGCTTGCTTTAACGAGTCAACAACTACGCCAATTTTCATCACAAAGGTATCAGATAGAAATGATGAAGAGGATATTGTGGAATCTCCTTGCGTTTCCGCACTGCATTCTGTGTTTATCACGATAACATGTCTGTttgcgtttcttctttttttttttcttttcattactCCCCACTTCCCTCATTCGTTCCTTctacatatatttgttcttcactttttcacTGTATTTGTCCTCATCGTTCacgaagagaagaaaagaaaaaaaacaacaacaagtatCCTCACTGCTGTACTCCCCTCTTTCCTCCGTCTATGcgacacaagaaaaagaataaaggaTGTGTAACATTAATAATGTTACACACTAAGTTATTCTCCTTCGTGCGCAGTATACCTTGTGATACCACTTGAGGTATATCTTGatatctttcttctttcttttcttttcttttcttttccttttcgttgtGTTGTGATCTTTTGGTGCTTAACCGATTCTTATCGTAGGGGAAAGGCAGCGATAGTCAAACAGCAGAGAactaagaaggaagaaaaaaaaaagagcaacaaaATGACTCGCGCTGGATTTAAGGGTAAGGTGCTCggcaaggaaaagaaacttgcGCTGCTTGAGGCCCGAAAGAAGGCGGCTGAAGCTCGCAAGTCACGCGATGACCGCCGTTGGAAGCGCGTGTTGGCGAAAATGGACCCCGAGAAACGCAAAAAGTACCACGGCGTGGGGAATACGGCTGAACACTCTCGTGTCCGCGGTTGCACACGTGCATCACTTTTCAAGAGAACTGGTCGCAAACCCGATAACATCGTAATGGAAGCGTCCATTCATCTCTCAAAGCTTCTGAAGAAGAAGACATTCCACAAACGCGCACCCATCGCTATTAAACGCATTCGCTCATTTGTGGGTAAACTGATGAAGACGAAGGACAACCGCATTGATGCATCCCTGAACACCTTCATTTGGCATAAGGGCGTGAAGGGTGTTCCTGGCCGAGTTCGTGTACGTGTGGAGCGCAAATCCGAGACGATGGAAGGCGGCAAACGCAAGCACTTCTACACAGTCATCTCTCACATCCCAGTTCCTAGCTTCAAGAACCTGACAACTAAGGTGATTGAGCAGTAAAGCAGGGAGTGCCACCGACACCTTTGTAAGTGTTATTACTGCTTTCCCCTATTAATTTCGTTGATTTACTTTGTGTGTTGTCATCATATTAATGTGTGAGCAGACGAAAAGATAACTAAGAAGAAGCGACAATAAtgtgtgttgttgcttctctgTCGAAACTCCCCTACGCCACGTTCTTCTCGTTTGTTATGGCGTTGCAGTATAATGTAACAtcgtttgtcttttttcttttttttgtttccttttcctttcgtttcggTCCGAATTTAGAAGTGTTTGTGGTGCAGAGAAATGACTCGCGCTGGATTTAAGGGTAAGGTGCTCggcaaggaaaagaaacttgcGCTGCTTGAGGCCCGAAAGAAGGCGGCTGAAGCTCGCAAGTCACGCGATGACCGCCGTTGGAAGCGCGTGTTGGCGAAAATGGACCCCGAGAAACGCAAAAAGTACCACGGCGTGGGGAATACGGCTGAACACTCTCGTGTCCGCGGTTGCACACGTGCATCACTTTTCAAGAGAACTGGTCGCAAACCCGATAACATCGTAATGGAAGCGTCCATTCATCTCTCAAAGCTTCTGAAGAAGAAGACATTCCACAAACGCGCACCCATCGCTATTAAACGCATTCGCTCATTTGTGGGTAAACTGATGAAGACGAAGGACAACCGCATTGATGCATCCCTGAACACCTTCATTTGGCATAAGGGCGTGAAGGGTGTTCCTGGCCGAGTTCGTGTACGTGTGGAGCGCAAATCCGAGACGATGGAAGGCGGCAAACGCAAGCACTTCTACACAGTCATCTCTCACATCCCAGTTCCTAGCTTCAAGAACCTGACAACTAAGGTGATTGAGCAGTAAAGCAGGGAGTGCCACCGACACTGTgatctaatttttttttttcattagttgtattttttgttttctacaTAACCCTTTTAATATTTGTTAGGGGAGGTGGCTTGACTGCCCGTGACGCTCCCTTTTACCTCTGTCTCACAGTCGGTTACTTTGTTCTGTTATCTGCAATAACGAGAGAAGTTACCTGATGcattcttcttccccttcgtCTACCTTGTCACCACGCACCGGCACGCGAGTTTCTTTTTGATCACCTCGTATAAAACGCAATTTCCTCCGGTACCGTTACATTTcagtcattattattgtaattattataattattttttgtcaGGGAAGTTAGTAGGGGCCAGCATCGGTGTCAGCAACCATAGTTGTGCACAGTGCATCAATGGGTAGAAATGTAACTGCGGTTACGTCATCAGCCTCACCTGCTTTGGATGTTGAAACTGATGAGTTTGCGGAGGATAACGGCTTCTTTGATGATTTTTCTGCGGATGGGAGCAGCAAACTTTcgaaaagaaaacggaaCCGTCAGTCATATGAACAAAATCAACAGGTACTGGAGGCAACGGTGGTGGAGGATGAGGTGTCTCGGAAGGAACGGGTGGAAGGAGCCCGAAGAAAAATAGCTGCAGCGGTGTTAGCGAGAGCAAGTCCACGTGAGGTGAAGCAGGCGgtgatgaagatgaaaaagaagaagaaggataGGGAATCGACAGAGGTGTTGCCCAAGGAAGGAAGACATAAACACGTAGAGGGTAGGAAAAGATCAAGGAGCAAAAAATAACAGAGGGAGGGGATTTCGTCTTCTTCACCCTTACCTGCGTTTCAaccttcttgttgttgttcacttTCTAAAGAAGTTTCACTCTCCGGGAATATCTGcacttccacttcttttccATTACTTGTCTTTATGGCTACGGTTCCGATGAAGCAGTGGGAGGTAGCGGAAGAACTCCCCATCCTTCTTGTACTTATATAAACATGGGCTCTGAAGATTTGTGCCGGCCTGAAGTTACTTTTctcgccttttttttgtcgcatTAATATGATCTGTGCTTGCCTCCATACAGACGTCTCTCTAGATGCCCGCGGTTTATATGCTATTCCCGCACCGATGACGATTcccacgttttttttaaaattcatCTCCACTGACATTTCCATGTCCATTCCCATTCCCATTctcgttattgttattatcaaaTTTTTACTTGCTTATTTCATCTCGATCATGTTGCGGTGCACAACTTAAAGGCAGGGTGCTGTTTATAACTGCATGGTATATAAATGTCTCATCCCGACAATGACGCCGATTTGGATGCCCTCCTGGATGACTGTTTGAACACGATGGATGAACAGGAGCGTATACACGAAGAAAAGGCTCAGGAACGAGCGGCAACACGCGCAGTTGATCAAAAGAGTGCAACTGCAGAGTTGAATCCAGATGAGGCTACCATGATCAACCTCCTTCGAACAATCATGGAGGCTGCCGGAAGTGATGAAAATACTGACACCAACAACGTTGAAGAAAAGTTGGCGTCACAAATCGAGGAAATAAGCGCAATGCTGGCGGGGATTCCAGACATAACGCCGGAGGAGCGCCAGAGCTACGAACAAGTGCTGCAACTCGTGCAAACACTAAAGGATGGCAGCGCAGCGAGTtcaaaagaaggggagggtTCCGGAACATCGTTATCAGATGGTGACGATGACAAACCGAGCGAAGAGGAGCTTGCCACAATTCGTAAGGTGAATGAGTTACTCATGCAGCTAGGCGAAGGCGAAGGCGTACCAGCGACTGAGGCGGGTTCCGCCGGTGCAACTGAAAATGCTGATTCCCCTGAGTTTGCAGCAGAGGCGTTGCTTAATGTTTTACTAGATCCACAGTTGGTGGAGCCCTTGCGACAAATGCGGGAATCGTACCCACTATGGTTAGCggaaaatgaaagcaaaacGAGTGCCGAGGACTTGGCGAGATATAAGAGACAACACGAAATTACCGTAAGTATTTGCGATTTTCTTGAATCGGGTGCTGTTGGTGCTCAAGATATGGAAAGGATGAGCACTTTGGTTGCGTTGATGCATGAATATTCCTCACTCGCACCGCTTCCCCCAGGACTTGCCGATGTGCAACCATCAGTGTAGTGTCACTGGCTGGCTGAGCTTGAATAGGattaaaaaggaagtagCTGAAATGTTCATGACCGTCAAAGCGTCGTGTTTTTCATTCAAGTATGAGGGAGTAATAACATTGAAGGAAGTGTCACATTCGGAAACCAGATGTAATTACGCGGTGCCGCTCCACGCCCCTGCTTTCTGTTTTACcgcttttctttcacttctGAGGTATGGGGTGTAGTAGTGGTGCGGTTGCATCtgctgcgtgtgtgtatgtacgaGTGTGTGAATTGGGGAGGCGGAAGCGAAGCCAAGCGACATCAGATCCTGCGAAGcgaacgaaaaagaaaaaaaagaaaggatgtAGTGGTGAAgcttgttgtgttgttaaTATGATTTCCCCCTTAACATTCTGTTCGTAGTCGGGTGGGACAATGTTGCTAAGGAACAACGGATATCCACCACAGTTCTTTTCTAACAAATATATTGTTGATCGACTTTGGCGACGGTGCCACCTCTGtcgttattactattattttttgtttttgctcttcttttttaaaaaaaaattgattgTGTATTGAATCTTatgtttctcctcctccagttgttccgttttcctctccttcactgtagacaagaaggggaaggcgCAGCAGTTAGTAACAGTGTCGAGAAAGTAAGTTGGGAATTCACGACGCTAAATAgattataataattatagaattgttttttttgtaaaaaaaacaaaaagaaaaagacaagcAGACACAAAATTAGTGATAACATATCCAGAAATAATTCTCCTGTTTGAGGGGAGGCAAATATTCCCGTCAGAAGCGAAATAAAAGGCGACAAGAAACGTTCGGGGGGAGGGTGAGGGGGGACAAAGGAATAttaagagagagaaaagggaggagggggagaaaaattaAGCAAACGTGCCAGTCGTTATGACGGGAGAAGGCACACTGTCGAATGGGCAACCTGCGAAGAATAGTACACTTCCATGGGTGGAGAAGTACCGCCCCACTACACTTGATGATGTGGTGGCACATGAAGAAATCCTTGACACCACGCGTCGCTTGATGAACAGTGGTAGCATGccacatcttcttttttatggCCCACCAGGAACcggcaaaacaacaaccattAAAGCTTGCGCTCATCACCTATTTGGAAAAGAGCGTCTGCGGGCCAACGTACTCGAGATGAACGCGTCAGATGATCGCGGTATTGATGTTGTGCGTCAGCAGGTTAGGGAGTTTGCGAGCACAAGCtccatattttttcaaaacaaCCCCGGAAACCAAACGGTAACGAATTTCAAACTCGTTATTCTTGATGAGGCTGACCAGATGTCCAGTGATGCGCAGGCCGCCTTACGCCGCATCATTGAAAAATTTACGAAAAACGTACGATTCTGCATATTGTGCAATCACATCAACAAAATCATACCAGCCCTACAGTCGCGGTGCACGCGGTTTCGCTTCTCTCCTGTGAAAAAATCAGCGATGCTTCCCCGCCTGAAGTTAATTGCCAGGGAAGAAGGTGTTCCCTTCACTGACGAGGGTTTGATATCTGCATTTCGACTTAGTGATGGCGATATGCGGCGTTGTTTGAATACTATGCAGGCCTCCTCTATGTCAGCAGGGGAAATTACAGAAGAGTCTGTGTATCGCACAACTGGCAACCCAACACCTACGGATGTGCGAGTAATGGTGGGAGACATGCTGTCACATAATTACGCCACATCATGGGAGAAGGTGCAGCAGCTGGTAGTGGACAAGGGCGTGTCAACGGCAGATCTGGTGAGGGAAGTGCACCTTATCGTGATGGCGATGGATCTCCCACAAGACTGtaaatgttttcttttgataAAACTGGCG
Encoded proteins:
- a CDS encoding 60S ribosomal subunit protein L31, putative, which gives rise to MTRAGFKGKVLGKEKKLALLEARKKAAEARKSRDDRRWKRVLAKMDPEKRKKYHGVGNTAEHSRVRGCTRASLFKRTGRKPDNIVMEASIHLSKLLKKKTFHKRAPIAIKRIRSFVGKLMKTKDNRIDASLNTFIWHKGVKGVPGRVRVRVERKSETMEGGKRKHFYTVISHIPVPSFKNLTTKVIEQ
- a CDS encoding replication factor C, subunit 3, putative, producing the protein MTGEGTLSNGQPAKNSTLPWVEKYRPTTLDDVVAHEEILDTTRRLMNSGSMPHLLFYGPPGTGKTTTIKACAHHLFGKERLRANVLEMNASDDRGIDVVRQQVREFASTSSIFFQNNPGNQTVTNFKLVILDEADQMSSDAQAALRRIIEKFTKNVRFCILCNHINKIIPALQSRCTRFRFSPVKKSAMLPRLKLIAREEGVPFTDEGLISAFRLSDGDMRRCLNTMQASSMSAGEITEESVYRTTGNPTPTDVRVMVGDMLSHNYATSWEKVQQLVVDKGVSTADLVREVHLIVMAMDLPQDCKCFLLIKLADVEYYAAGGTREMINIGGVLGAFQLVKEALTQNKPIFELAGGLC